From Desulfatiglans sp.:
AACCATCTCTTATATATTCATTTTCTATAACAAAATCATTATCATCATAATTTAAAAATTCATAAGTCTGTAAATTCCAATATATTATAAGTATTATCAATGCTAAGATGATATATAAAATACTGTTCTTAGAGATTTTTATAGCCTGCAATTTTTTTGCTATATCCTCCTGTAGATTTTGCTAAAAAAAGGTACATGAAAACATCAAATAAGACCTTTAATTAATATTCCATCCAAAACTTTCTATCCATATACATAGGATACCTATAATACTGGTGATTTACCATTTTTCACCAAAACCGCCTTAAAAATAGAACCTTCTCCTCTGATCGATGAATAAAAGGATAATAGGATACAAGGCATTAAAAATAACATTGCAATAAAAGCCTGGATAAATAATGATAATAATCTGTTTTTATTTAAATGTCCTTTCAAAGCTTCATATAGCTCATTTCGCGGAAATTTCAGGGCATTCAATATGGTTTGAACAAAGCCATAAGGACCCTGTTCCACACAAAAGGTTGAATTACTAATTGTTTTAAAATGATTTTTTTCTGCCAGATATCCAACCGATTTTTTTGTAAAATGATATTTGTGCCAGGGTATATCAAGGTGAAACCATATCTGCTTAAATATCTTTGCTTCTGTGGAATAAAAATTTGGTACTGCCAGGACTATTATTCCACCATGGGTAAGGAGATTAGACACCTTGCTAATAACTTCACCTAGATTATCAATATGTTCAAGAACATGCCAGAGAATAATGATGTTAAAAAACCCTTTCTCAAGAGGAATAGTATTCAGATCACCATGGTAGTACTTTATCTTTTCTTTATCGATAAATCTATCTTCAGGATATGAGACATGTTCAACTCCATAACACTCACAACCCAATTCAAGAAAAGATTTTAACAGCCTTCCTTCAGCACAACCTATGTCAAGGATTTTGGGCTGTTTGACTGACTTTGGAATCATAGAGAAATATCTTTTAGCCCTTATCCTGGAGAGCCTACTCCTTATATCATGAAGGATCGGTATAAATTTATTATTACCGCCTCCATAGTATTGTTTATCATTATAGATATCTTTGGACTCATCATTCAAAGAGACTGTCCAGGCTAGATTGCACTTCATGCACTGCCTGACACTATATTTTGACTGATTATAGAATGTGGAATAAAGATCACTTGTCCCCTTATTTTTACATAATGGGCACATATCTGTATGCATAATAGATTGATCAGTCATTAAAGTCTCTAAGCTTGGGACTTTCAGGATTGAATATCGGATGCAGGCGGACACCCTGTTTAGACATAAAAAACTTTAATGAGGTTGAAATTACTCCAAGGCCATATTTAACCGATCTAGAAAAATTTATTGAAGACGCCTCTTTAAAATACCTTGTAGGGCATGATATCTCACCAATACGGAAATTAAAAAATATTATCTGGGCAAGCATTTCATTATCAAATACAAAATCATCAGAGTTGGCATTAAGGGGAAGTGTTTCGAGCACCTTTCTGGAGAAGGCACGGTAGCCTGTATGAAATTCAGATAATTTACTACCTAGAAAAATATTTTGAAAACTAGTCAGTAAACGATTAGCAAAGTATTTGTATAGAGGCATACCGCCACTAAGAGCTTTTCCCCCGATTATCCTGGAACCTAATACCACATCATAGACATCAAAAGCTATCATGCTTGCCATTGCAGTTATAAGTTTTGGTGTATACTGATAATCGGGGTGTACCATTACCACAATATCTGCACCCTGCCTCAATGCCGCTGAATAACAGGTCTTCTGGTTTCGCCCGTACCCGTAGTTTTGATCATGAACAATGGTATCTATTCTAAGTCTTTTTGCTAACATCACAGTATTGTCCTTGCTGTGATCATCAACCATTAAAACCTTATCCACAACATCCAAGGGAATTTCAGCAAAGGTCTTTTCCAATGTCTCTTCCGCATTATATGCCGGTAAGACAACCACTATATTTTTTCCATTAATCATCTGACCCTCTTAATAATCGATATTTAAGTATTATTATCTGCCAGACATCTCCCGGCCTTTTCAAGAAGCATGTTCAAACCGGCATCCTTC
This genomic window contains:
- a CDS encoding class I SAM-dependent methyltransferase translates to MTDQSIMHTDMCPLCKNKGTSDLYSTFYNQSKYSVRQCMKCNLAWTVSLNDESKDIYNDKQYYGGGNNKFIPILHDIRSRLSRIRAKRYFSMIPKSVKQPKILDIGCAEGRLLKSFLELGCECYGVEHVSYPEDRFIDKEKIKYYHGDLNTIPLEKGFFNIIILWHVLEHIDNLGEVISKVSNLLTHGGIIVLAVPNFYSTEAKIFKQIWFHLDIPWHKYHFTKKSVGYLAEKNHFKTISNSTFCVEQGPYGFVQTILNALKFPRNELYEALKGHLNKNRLLSLFIQAFIAMLFLMPCILLSFYSSIRGEGSIFKAVLVKNGKSPVL
- a CDS encoding glycosyltransferase family 2 protein, which translates into the protein MINGKNIVVVLPAYNAEETLEKTFAEIPLDVVDKVLMVDDHSKDNTVMLAKRLRIDTIVHDQNYGYGRNQKTCYSAALRQGADIVVMVHPDYQYTPKLITAMASMIAFDVYDVVLGSRIIGGKALSGGMPLYKYFANRLLTSFQNIFLGSKLSEFHTGYRAFSRKVLETLPLNANSDDFVFDNEMLAQIIFFNFRIGEISCPTRYFKEASSINFSRSVKYGLGVISTSLKFFMSKQGVRLHPIFNPESPKLRDFND